The stretch of DNA CAGTTACTAAGGTTAGTGATTATACTGGTTCACCAGAGATTTTAGGTGGTCGAGTTAAAACTTTGCATCCTCGTATTCATGGAGGTATTTTAGCTAGACCTGATTTACCTGAAGATTGTAGTGATCTTGAAGCTAATCAAATTCGTCCCCTAGATTTAGTAGTAGTTAATCTTTATCCCTTTGAACAAACTATTGCTCAACCGAATGTTACTGTAGCAGAAGCAATTGAACAGATTGATATTGGTGGGCCTGCAATGCTCCGTGCAGCAGCTAAAAACTTTGCTTATTTAACGGTTTTATGTGAACCAGGACAATATCAAGAGTATTTGACTCAATTACGTAATTCTCAAGGAAAGGTATCGCAAGAATTTCGGCAAAAGATGGCAAGCAAAGCTTTTGCTCATACTCAGGCTTATGATTCTGCTATTGCTGCTTATTTTGCGAGTTTAGACGGGGAAGAAGAGTTATCAGAAATCTATGCTATTTCTGGGAAAAAAATCCAAACTCTGCGCTATGGAGAAAATCCTCATCAAGCTGCTGCTTGGTATCAAACTGGTAGTGTAGCTACAGGATGGACTTCGGCAACGAAATTGCAGGGAAAAGAACTTAGTTATAATAATTTGGTTGATTTAGAAGCAGCTAGACGAATTATTGCCGAGTTTGATGATCAACAACCAGCAGCAGCGGTTTTAAAACATACTAATCCTTGTGGGGTAGGGGTTGGTAATACTTTAGTAGAAGCTTATGAAAAGGCGTTTAATGCTGATTCTGTTTCGGCTTTTGGGGGAATTGTTGCTCTTAATCAATCGATTGATGCTGCTACAGCGACAGAATTAACCAAAACTTTTTTAGAATGTGTAGTTGCACCTGGTTGTGATTCTAAAGCAGAAGCAATTCTTAAAAATAAAGGCAAGGTAAGGGTTTTACTATTGCCAGATTTAACCGCGGGTCCGAAACAAACTGTTAAAGCGATCGCAGGGGGTTGGTTAGTTCAAGCTAGTGATGATCGAATTGAAAATCTTACTAGTTGGAAAGTAGTTACGGAAAAACAACCCACCTCAGAACAAATGGCAGAGATGTTGTTTGCTTGGAAAGTGGTTAAACACGTTAAATCTAACGCGATCGTAGTGACTAAGGATGGGGTTAGTTTGGGTATTGGTGCCGGACAAATGAATCGAGTTGGTTCGGTAAAAATTGCTCTTGAACAAGCAGGAGAAGCAGCTAGGGGTGGTGTCCTTGCTAGTGATGGTTTTTTTCCTTTTGATGATTCGGTTCGGACTGCTGCTGAAGCAGGAATTAGTGCAATTATTCAACCAGGTGGTTCGATTCGAGACAAAGATTCAATTGCTGCTGCCAATGAATTAGGTATTGTGATGGTTTTGACTGGAGTTCGACACTTTTTACACTAAATCTGGTTTAAAGATGGTACTATTAGAAGGTTGTAGTGTAGGATGGGGATAATCTACGCCATAACGGATTTTAAGAGTAAAATCTCGAGCCCTAATTAATTAGAGGGATTTGAACCACATCAACAAAACGATTACATTAAAACATTAGGAGGATGATATTTAATGACCCAAGTGGTTGTTGGACAAAATGAAAATATAGAATCAGCATTACGT from Stanieria cyanosphaera PCC 7437 encodes:
- the purH gene encoding bifunctional phosphoribosylaminoimidazolecarboxamide formyltransferase/IMP cyclohydrolase; this translates as MGRLALLSVSDKTGILELARQLVEEFEFEIISSGGTAKTLQEAGLSVTKVSDYTGSPEILGGRVKTLHPRIHGGILARPDLPEDCSDLEANQIRPLDLVVVNLYPFEQTIAQPNVTVAEAIEQIDIGGPAMLRAAAKNFAYLTVLCEPGQYQEYLTQLRNSQGKVSQEFRQKMASKAFAHTQAYDSAIAAYFASLDGEEELSEIYAISGKKIQTLRYGENPHQAAAWYQTGSVATGWTSATKLQGKELSYNNLVDLEAARRIIAEFDDQQPAAAVLKHTNPCGVGVGNTLVEAYEKAFNADSVSAFGGIVALNQSIDAATATELTKTFLECVVAPGCDSKAEAILKNKGKVRVLLLPDLTAGPKQTVKAIAGGWLVQASDDRIENLTSWKVVTEKQPTSEQMAEMLFAWKVVKHVKSNAIVVTKDGVSLGIGAGQMNRVGSVKIALEQAGEAARGGVLASDGFFPFDDSVRTAAEAGISAIIQPGGSIRDKDSIAAANELGIVMVLTGVRHFLH